The stretch of DNA actttGACGTAATTGCCCCACATGAAAGCCTCTCAACCTCAGCCTAaacccttattaaccctgctgcgtcacttcataacagcaacaacataaactaaatgtatatgACGTGGCGCTGCCGCGAGTGGCAGCCGTTGTAGCAGCTCTCCATTTTCTacttcccccccctctttttgaGACTTTTTCatgacttacatttttctactgtgcttagttgtttgtattgggatagtgcgCTGAtctacctacatgtggatagtttttcgtggtcttacttagccagttggacgtaattttttagaccagccagaacaacgaccggcattatttaataactgaattggttgccatggcgcagcgagtggaaaaatgtttccggattcaggcaatccaggctccgtgtggACATAGCCTCAGATTATGTGAACAAGTTCAGGACATTTAaatagaaatatttttttttatctggtaAAGGTCCCAAAGCAAAAATGGATGAAAATGTCCTTTAATGCATTTCTGTTAAGAAAGTGGAAGTGAAACAAAGATGGCTGAGAGTGTaagaggaaaggaaagtgaAACAGTGAGGATGGAAATAGAATCACATGCTAGTTTCAACATGAGTGTTTTTAGACCAACCTCAGCCTCAGTCAAACTGATTGGCCTGTTTAGAAGGGGATCACAGACGTTTTTCACCATATatgctttcttttacttttaAAACTGAACCACACAGTCTGTCTTGACATACATATTTATCCTTTACCTTTCCAGATTTGTATAGATGAGATTGTTTTGTCTAACATGCTAATTGTAATCATGTAATAACAGTTACAGTGACTTTTCAAGCATGAAATCATTGAATCTATTCCTGGTTGATTTCTCAGCAATCAACAATTTGTTGTCCAAGCAAGCCCAAGGGAAATACTATTAATACTTCTGTGCTGAAATACTTTAGTGTCATTTTAGGAGAGGGTACAGAGTATTTCAATATCCAGCGTTTACTACAGCTTTAGGCTTGGTAAAAATGTCCTGCATGTAAGCTAATAATGTAAGCTAATAATTAATGTAATAAAACTTTTGAAAACTCTTAAGACACAGCCATAGTCATTTTCCACTGGCttggtgtgtgctgtggtgtgtgtttaacagaAGAATAGAATACCTAACATCTGGTTTAATAATTAAACGTTTTGTTCCTCCAGAAATTTTTTTGAGCACAGAATGCAGTTTCATGACCTCCCCATGTTCCTGATAATTGGTGTCGTCGTCATCGGTGTCATTCTCATCAGTCTCATCgtcttctgctgtgtgtgccccTGCTGTTGCCTGTATCAGATGTGCCGGAAACCCCGCCGTAAGTCCCAGCTGGCAAGCATAGCCACATGTGTCCTGTTGAACTGACTGAGGTAGATAATCCCTAAATCCACATAAATCACAAAAACGTATATCTGGAGTGTGCTGTTGTTTGAGTGCCGCAGTTACTTTCAAACCGTACTTTTAGAAAGGTAGAGTTGTTCACACACAAGGGTTAGACATGTAAACCATACTTCATATTTGAAAACAGTATCTTATTCATAAATGTCTTCTATTTTCTACAGCGGTGGTGACTACTAACACTCATACAACAGTGGTGGTCAACACCCCAGTCCCCTCAGCACAGCACCCTGCCCCTCTGCAGCAGTATCCAGGGTACCAACCCGTGCCTGTGCAGCCCTGGTCTGGAGCTCCTGCTGGGTATGATGGTCGCCCTGTGCCATCTGCACCCATGCTGGAGCAACCCTACGGTCTAGGACCCCCTCCCCCTTACCAGGAGAGTGGTAAGTGGAGAGATAAGATATGTTGAAGAGAGGTAGCTGTGAAGCTGCCTAAATCGATGgttttcattattattgttgttgctgcAACTGTTGTTAGTCAGTCTTGCTGTACTGGTAGTCACAGTGGTGTCTGTCCCTACAGCTGGAGGACCTATAAACCACAACCAGAAGGCATTCGCATCAGGTCAGGCATCGTACTGCTAAATATTTATCTTTCTGACAAAGAGGGAAGCAATTCATCGACACCCAGGGCGCTTAAAGTAAAAAGTTCTAAGATGATTACCATCTGCTTTCCATTACAGAATGTATTGCTAATAAACTGGACACTGGACATAGGGTGTTTTGCTATGTTTAAGCATTTAACAACCAGCAACTTAGGATGAGCACTTTTTTATCattgtgaaaatgattgtgGGTTTGATCTCTGGCAAATGTGTCTTTACTTGTTTGTCAGCTTTATCCTTAAATTATTTCATAATTTTTCAGtagtttgataaaaaaaaaaaaaatgtcaatatgtgaaatgtaatttctcagtgtgtgaaatgtgaaatgccTACTGTCCCAGAATGTACGAGTTTGGTCtgtggaaaatgtgtgtgtttttggttctTTGTATTATTACATTGCTTTATTATGTTCTGGGCTGTGAAAATTGTTGCTTGTCAGTGTTGTCTGATTACCCTTTATATTCTTATTCTGTACCTATGCGTTAGATTTAATCACCCTTTAAGTCTATGCATCATTAAGTGCCAAAAAGGAATGTGCTTTTAAACCCAGACTcttgcaggagtgtgtgttacaTGAAGTTTGTGGTGTTGTGAGcaccacagaaaaaaatacatgtgtctctcactgttgcAAATCTGTGAAATGGAATAAAAATATGAAAGCCTACAAATCGTCTGTTATAGTTTAAATTCTCTCATGAACCTATGTTATATTCTGCagtttgtattgtgtttatgtatggtTCCTGTATGTGAAATCTGGTAGCTACACCTCTCCATGTGCT from Clupea harengus chromosome 8, Ch_v2.0.2, whole genome shotgun sequence encodes:
- the LOC105896218 gene encoding protein shisa-5-like isoform X1, encoding MTSYLFVLVLYFGTLLQVTDADNCKRYFNGYWMEGPKVCDFGQSCCGTCENRYCCPFPSLLELVSSHIISLSEDVQDACPKNFFEHRMQFHDLPMFLIIGVVVIGVILISLIVFCCVCPCCCLYQMCRKPRPVVTTNTHTTVVVNTPVPSAQHPAPLQQYPGYQPVPVQPWSGAPAGYDGRPVPSAPMLEQPYGLGPPPPYQESAGGPINHNQKAFASGQASYC
- the LOC105896218 gene encoding protein shisa-5-like isoform X2 encodes the protein MEGPKVCDFGQSCCGTCENRYCCPFPSLLELVSSHIISLSEDVQDACPKNFFEHRMQFHDLPMFLIIGVVVIGVILISLIVFCCVCPCCCLYQMCRKPRPVVTTNTHTTVVVNTPVPSAQHPAPLQQYPGYQPVPVQPWSGAPAGYDGRPVPSAPMLEQPYGLGPPPPYQESAGGPINHNQKAFASGQASYC